The Dermacentor silvarum isolate Dsil-2018 chromosome 7, BIME_Dsil_1.4, whole genome shotgun sequence genomic sequence cgtagccaggggggggggctgatggggcttcagcccccccccgaaattttttcgtgccggcatgcaccgccgaccaaaactatcaccgacgccgggaataataataataataataataataataataataataataataataataataataataataatttacttcccatgaaaagaatgtggggttctggataaaaagttgcacgcaggcaacttgaccagcccaaaaacccatcaaaggcaaccgAGGCCATCGGgggctcacatgtgagtaaacaggtgcgaaggtgtcaatttaaaaaaaatgtgtatacgagacaggtagtaatacacttcaacaattagaaaaacaagtagtctgcattaacaaggaaatattgaatttatacatgagcattatagattacataaagaaagttattatacgaaaacagaaaaaaaatttgaaaaaaaacaacataaCATAGCAGTATATTCAgtgaagcataaactaaagcaaataaagggaggaaaagtcatacagtattgcatatgaacaaactcattaaacaacaaggattagtttgactgaaagtagttgtgcaggctgcataaggacagaaggtctatttctcgtaaggcgaggttattgagtaaagccggaagtgtatgtcgaagaatttgttgaccataattcgttcttgagtgcagaatgttccattgttcaggtgtcctagtgtcataggctgcgacatgttcgtgtaggcgagctatgttcaatcattctgcattctgtctacaatgtctttttcacgtttgaaagacatttcggcacgaacattgcgaactcgggctggatttcgtggcacctgtggtggatttcgtggcacctggggtcacgtaacgcaaggagccgcatccgagcacaaactttcaagggctttttgatagcgagcgggcgcgttgcggcatctcgcagcggccgtggaatctacggagcgcatggatttcaattccgaaactttttGGGTATAACTATAAAGTTCTCATagacttttgacgcgaaaggtgcactgacatttccaaaggcgtgcttcaaaagattttcaattctagaactttatggggttaatgctggtATAAagttggaccaacatgcgtgcactggagccctcgtgtccaagccgttccagaaatgaaagcacgcgctcgcaatcttccacacacgaaaatactaaatattaccgtgactttgagctagcagctgataattttctccaaacattttcaggacgcgtgcccaatgtgatcgatcagctggaccagggcaggcaaagtaaaatttgagaaaacaggagaaaggaaatggcctattattgaggaaattctttttgcgggctacaaggtctggctctcgttggccacagggacagtggccctatggattcaagcataggccccccggaaaatacaggtattttcagagcgcttattcgcatgcgagctgattggggagatacatatctgaagaaccatttggaaagttgccccagtaatgcctcgtatttaagcccagaggcacaaaaccaaattatagaaatttgtgacgaaattatcaaagaaagcctagttgcaaaagcaggctgcttctccgtatttgctgacgaaacgacggacatcgccggaatcgaacagcctaatgtttgtgcaaagtacctaagcaaggatgccaacgacatcgagggagtgttttaggttttagcaccggaatagatgcccatctctcattgcgactgcaggttctatgtaaatgtgtacaaactgttccagattctagtcacccttccagtgaccactgccagcgcagagagaatattttttaacaagagtttattaaaaaaactacttgcgctctacaatgtctgtggaacgcatggttagactggtgcttctatacacccacagagacgtcggcatcaacgtgtccgaagtcattgaccgcttcgctaaacttccccgccgagagaagtttgtcctttagatagcgaagcagcaaaaatcaatgcaagtaaaaagctctattccttcgGGTCCATAAGCTCGcaattcgttagcttttaaaactgcagaaattttagccgtttattctagcagttaacatcatgatcaaaattatcgatcatgcgaatacgaaaattacgaggacatcaataaccaattttgaccgaccttgctcattgaaagcccggcccacgatgcgttttCCAAAAACACAcacggatattgggtagttcaacttgccgtataatctgtggctttcgtttgtccttttctttcctttttagctacctgctttatttcttttttgaaaagaAGCAAAACCCTcttttaattttgggtgcagaataattgttgccgctgtgcaggcagttaaattacacattttcgtactgatttctgcattattcctctattattctacctgtatggtgctttCGCGACTGCTGCATGGCCCGAGTGCATATCACGATGTCTGCGATCatggttttgttcttgcctagatcatctgtctttctgtgcgcaaagttaactatgtctgactccgcaacgtgtttatttgtcttgtttgacgcataatatacagtgacgtttgcttaaatacgtagatttattggagacttagacgaacatttaaatatcttcttgcgaggtgttgtgtatacaagcagtgaactttgttcctagcGACTCCTTTTTGGCCTTAGCgagttctatcttcgcatttgtatattccattctatcttcgcatttctaatgtatattttgcagaactcctacttttctgccacagatacgaagatgagaggattgcccttcggacggctttggggcacttagacgagaggttttttacggaggaaaatatcttgggcgcgtggcctcgtgcgtctgctatgtgcagggctacaaaggcgctgctgtgttttctgaagtgcacaagcctgtatgaccgcctgtgacgaaactcagcgatgaacgctcaactgtaaatgtgcaacgtgtgaactgtgaaattctctcttccttatctttcaatcccttctcccccttccacCGTGCAGGGTAgactaccgggctcagcatggttaacctccctgcctttcccttatgacttctctctctctctcctactttttatttgtactcactgttgcgagtatcatctcggtgtaattacaatacacgaccggtaacagctgctcctgcgcattctattgcaacgagggacagcgtcattgaggttttttcctggcctttgcatatgtgcaaaaatgtaaagaaggttcttgaatgacgaagattcatcaacatatttgtcctcaacttattcattagatggcctttacgttcttcatatcagctgtatacactgctttgctggtttcgaactcatatagtactaatgtccgtgtgatgttttctttccttattaaagacaaaaaacaaaaacgcagccgcattgatatcagttatttctgccagaatttttaggacatacgaatgtattcttttctgaaaaaatacatattttacttgacagtgcgtagcgttcagtaattcgtttgcagcatctactatacaatggcattggcaatacagttattattcatgtatttgatccctcgacaaattctataaggaggaggccgcgctgcaacctcagccccccccgaacaaaatttctggctacgccactgcctccTACCCGTTCCACGCTcgcgaacgaagaccgtgcgcttccggccgccttcctctctcgcgtgtgcGAGATTAAGCtacggttgccggctcaccctcacatgctttcagcctttcactggcacacacaacgcacgtcgcacggcgacgattttattgccgttggactttatagggaacatcactatgacggcgacggcaataatgcgtttggagtgtccgtatatgtgctatcgcaataaaagaaggcaaGATGGACCCTAGCACACTCTCATAACCAAGCCTTTATGAGAGTTAACAAACAGTTGCGTACTGAAGGACCAAAATACGCGTATATCCAATTAACATTATGAAGCATAAACGAGCAAGCGGTGTAAAATTATGAATTAGGCCTATTAATATACAGAACCCCATGAAGTGCTAGGACAGCAAAGCCTCGCTTAGGTCTTTGTTGATCCATAACTGGCGTCACAACTTATATCCTGCACATTTCATGGTGTTATACATTCAGATACAATGCTTTAAAAACAGCGATTCAGTATGCAAAGTAGAAAAAGGTTCAACAATGTGTCTAGCGAGGTTGACGTGGCCGCACGTTGAGGCATCTATCCGTTTGACGGATGTAAATAAAAGCACACCTGTGAATGAAGTCTTAGAACACACGCTTTTGAAGAAACAGAATTTCACAACACTTTGAGCCTTCATTTTACACGTCTAAATTTCTGAAAAGAATGCCAGTAATACGCGTATGTTTTCGAGCCTACACAGGAGTTTAAGAATAATCACGTGACGCCAACAGAAAATAAATTCAAAGAAGTGATAGGGTGGAATAACTGTACTATCAATCGAAAAGTAAGATACTCAGCAACAGAGAAACGATAGTAGACAAAAAGGAATCTTGCCATCACTTGTGAGTTGAACGCGCATCTTGCGCACTGCGTAGAAATGTAAGTTTTCAATCGTCTGTCAGCTGTGATTGTATACGCAAAACCACCACTTGCATGTTGTTATCAAGAATACTCATATAGAATATGCATAAAAGCGCTTTAATTCTCATTCTACCTTGGGTTTTCTGCCATATTTACAACCCCAAGTTTCCAGCAGATTGTTACAGAATGTGCATGTAGAACATATTTAAAGCTTATTTTATTACTGCAGCCTGGGAATATGCGGATAATGAAGATTTGACAATGGACCGATGTAATGTGGAGAAGCATTCAGGTGAGCTGTGCAGTGAAGAAAGCAAGAAACCCGACGAGTTATGGTATTTCAACAAGGACACTGTAAGCTGCACTCCTTTCACCCACCTTGGATGCGGAGATATAAAAAACTTTGAAACCAAAGATGAATGTGAAGAAGATTGTTTACCTGGTAAGACTATTCACGACCTCATTTCTATCACTGCCTTAGATACTTAAACCTTTACGGTATAATACTTATTAGATGAGTGATAATATTATCGTATTTGTGCAATATTTTAAAGGCGAATATAAGTGAAAAGCTGTTGCTGAACGCCCTTACTATTATTACAGTTATTTTAAAAGAAATGTGCCGCAAACAACTTTTTTGTCTCCATATACAAACAACAATGTTTCGCCTGAATAACATTCTTTAGGCTATTATGAGATAAACTATTCTATCCATTTTTAAACGAACCTTATGAAACTAAACATCTGTAATGAAGTACATGGCGGAATTCGAGGGAGAAAGGATAGCAGACGACGAGCAGCTGACACCAACAAGGCGATGAAGAAACAGAAGCGAAAGTCTCGTGAAGCCCAAGTGTGGTGTCGGCGCggccgccatggacgccgacgccgggACAAAGGGAGGAAGGCAAGCAGGGACGGCGGCCGTAAGAATAGAAATGGAGGCAGCTGGGCACCGAGGCGAGGAACATCTATTGGTGACA encodes the following:
- the LOC125947156 gene encoding carboxypeptidase inhibitor SmCI-like translates to MICWFIIIFMGTELVEQTAARFLFGDDSPHDDCADPPTKMSNCPEGAKPLWYYNPTTKTCALTAFPVCDDSINAFPREDVCREACNPPWEYADNEDLTMDRCNVEKHSGELCSEESKKPDELWYFNKDTVSCTPFTHLGCGDIKNFETKDECEEDCLPGKTIHDLISITALDT